The genomic region GACTCCTTCACCTTCAACCTCGTGCAGTACCTGGGCGAGCTTGGCGTCGAGCCCGTCGTGCGCCGCAACGACGCGATCACGCTCGACGAGGCGCGGCGGCTCGCCCCGCGGGGCGTGGTGATCTCGCCGGGACCCGGCGATCCAGCCAACCCGCGCGACTTTGGCGTGTGCGCCGACGTCCTCACGAAGCTCTCGCCCGAGGTGCCCACGCTTGGCGTGTGCTTGGGCCTGCAGGGGTTCGCTCACGTCTACGGCGGCAAGGTCGTGCGAGCGCCGCGCCTCATGCACGGCAAGGCGAGCCTCGTGCACCACGACGGGAAGGGCGTTTTCCGCGGCGTGCCAAGCCCCTTCAAGGCCGCGCGCTACCACAGCCTCGTCGTCGACGAGCAAAGCCTTCCGTCCGAGATCGAAGTCACCGCGCGAACGCCCGAGGGCGAGCTCATGGGCGCGCGACACCGGCGCTTCCCGATCGAGGGCGTGCAGTTCCACCCGGAGAGCGTGCTCACGGAGCACGGGAAACGCATGATCGGAAACTTCCTGGAGGCGTGCCGGTGAAGGAGGTCCTCGACCTTCTCCTTGCCAAGCGCGACCTCACGCAGGTGCAGGCGCGGGAGGCCATGGCGCAGGTGATCGCCGGGCGGGCCACGCCCGCGCAGATCGCCGGCTTTCTCGTGGCGCTTTCCGCCAAGGGCGAGACGACCGACGAGATCACGGGCTTTGCCCGGGCCATGCGCGAGGCCGCCGTGCCGCTTCGCGCAAACGTTCCGGGTCCGGTCATCGACACGTCGGGAACGGGCGGAGCGCGCGTGAAGACGTTCAACTTCTCCACGCTTGCGGCCTTCGTCGCCGCCGGCGCGGGCGCGTTTGTGGCCAAGCACGGCAACCGCAGCGGAACGGGCATCTGCGGCAGCGCCGACGTCCTCGAAGCCCTCGGCGCGCGGCTGGACTTCCCGCCCGAACGCGCGGCGTCCGTTCTTGAGCGGACGGGCGTCGTGTTCTGCTTCGCCCCCGCCTTCCACCCCGCCACGCGCCACGCGGCGCCCGTGCGCCGAGAGCTTGGCGTGCGGACGGTCTTCAACGTGCTCGGACCGCTCACGAGCCCCTCGCAACCGCAAGGCCAGGTCGTGGGCGTCTTCTCGGAGCGGCTGGTCGTACCGCTTGCGACCGTGCTCTCGAACCTCGGCGTGTCGCGCGCGATCGTCGCGCACGGCGTGGGAGGCTTGGACGAGATCTCG from Candidatus Thermoplasmatota archaeon harbors:
- a CDS encoding aminodeoxychorismate/anthranilate synthase component II: MKVLVLDNYDSFTFNLVQYLGELGVEPVVRRNDAITLDEARRLAPRGVVISPGPGDPANPRDFGVCADVLTKLSPEVPTLGVCLGLQGFAHVYGGKVVRAPRLMHGKASLVHHDGKGVFRGVPSPFKAARYHSLVVDEQSLPSEIEVTARTPEGELMGARHRRFPIEGVQFHPESVLTEHGKRMIGNFLEACR
- the trpD gene encoding anthranilate phosphoribosyltransferase — encoded protein: MKEVLDLLLAKRDLTQVQAREAMAQVIAGRATPAQIAGFLVALSAKGETTDEITGFARAMREAAVPLRANVPGPVIDTSGTGGARVKTFNFSTLAAFVAAGAGAFVAKHGNRSGTGICGSADVLEALGARLDFPPERAASVLERTGVVFCFAPAFHPATRHAAPVRRELGVRTVFNVLGPLTSPSQPQGQVVGVFSERLVVPLATVLSNLGVSRAIVAHGVGGLDEISTVGETVVATLEEGAVRSERWRVEDLGVPRASAADIGPLPPPEAAKEFRNLLSGARGPRRDAMLVNAAAALLVARRASTLREGLRRAQESVDSGAALAKLDAFLAAAREAKA